The following proteins are co-located in the Colletotrichum lupini chromosome 4, complete sequence genome:
- a CDS encoding histidine permease: protein MALASCSPVLQPLVQERGLTCVGYRGAPAELPAISIDLRGDIEAHVFDGATPTLSQLPLNTWAGSASDHRLEYRAWRTTGRDGIFNVHLEVQVTGYANVFVNFGAQSDRGNGDPGLSRVDNGLAVGSGSNPYPSRRTFRMALGTIHRNINYKLVGNWRL, encoded by the exons ATGGCTCTGGCTTCATGCTCGCCAGTTCTCCAACCTCTGGTACAGGAGCGTGGCCTGACATGCGTCGGTTACCGCGGTGCCCCAGCCGAACTCCCCGCCATTAGCATCGACCTTCGCGGCGACATTGAAGCCCACGTCTTTGATGGTGCCACTCCCACTCTTTCACAGCTTCCTTTGAACACCTGGGCCGGTTCGGCTAGTGATCACCGCCTGGAGTACCGCGCCTGGAGAACCACCGGCCGCGACGGTATCTTCAACGTCCATCTCGAGGTCCAAGTTACTGGCTATGCCAACGTCTTCGTCAACTTTGGTGCACAGTCTGACCGCGGTAACGGCGATCCCGGCCTGTCTCGTGTCGACAACGGCTTGGCTGTTGGTTCTGGCTCGAACCCATACCCAAGCCGACGTACCTTCCGCATGGCTCTCGGTACCATTCACCGGAACATCAACTATAAACTTGTCGGAAACTGGA GACTCTGA